A single genomic interval of Celeribacter indicus harbors:
- a CDS encoding glutamine synthetase family protein, whose protein sequence is MEFLDHLPEAAREFVEGRKLDEVECIVADLSGIARGKAMPAAKFAKQSHFYLPNSIFLQSINGDWVDDADAPFTEPDMVLKPDFTTASAAPWTADCTLQVIHDVFTQDGEMMPVAPRNVLKRVVERYRKQGWEPIVAPEMEFFLVAQNTDPNQPVEPPIGRTGRRAAQRQAYSMSAVDEYGPIIDDIYDFAEAMGLEIDGILQEGGAGQIEMNLRHGDPVKLADEMFYFKRLIREAALRHQCYATFMAKPIQDEPGSAMHIHHSVVDLATGQNIFSNPDGSESETFLHFIAGLQNHLASTIAIHAPYVNSYRRYVRDFAAPINLEWGRDNRTTGLRVPISGPEARRIENRLPGMDVNPYLSIAASLACGYLGLVEKVLPRDPYVGDAYDSAEGIPDTLAAALDLLEDATQIRDILGPDFCRVYTQVKRTENDAYLQVISPWEREHLLLNV, encoded by the coding sequence ATGGAATTCCTCGACCATCTTCCCGAAGCCGCCCGCGAGTTCGTCGAGGGGCGCAAGCTCGACGAGGTGGAATGTATCGTGGCGGACCTGTCGGGCATCGCCCGCGGCAAGGCCATGCCCGCCGCGAAATTCGCCAAGCAGAGCCATTTCTACCTGCCGAACTCGATCTTCCTCCAGTCGATCAACGGCGACTGGGTGGATGATGCCGACGCGCCCTTCACCGAACCCGACATGGTGCTGAAACCCGATTTCACCACCGCCTCCGCCGCCCCCTGGACCGCGGATTGCACGCTCCAGGTGATCCACGACGTCTTTACCCAGGACGGGGAAATGATGCCCGTCGCGCCGCGCAACGTGCTCAAGCGCGTCGTGGAGCGCTACCGCAAGCAGGGCTGGGAGCCGATCGTGGCGCCGGAGATGGAATTCTTCCTCGTGGCCCAGAACACCGACCCCAACCAGCCGGTCGAACCGCCCATCGGCCGCACCGGCCGCCGCGCGGCGCAGCGCCAGGCCTATTCCATGTCCGCCGTGGACGAATACGGGCCGATCATCGACGACATCTACGATTTCGCCGAGGCGATGGGACTCGAGATCGACGGCATCCTCCAGGAAGGCGGCGCCGGCCAGATCGAGATGAACCTGCGCCACGGCGACCCGGTGAAGCTCGCCGACGAGATGTTCTATTTCAAGCGGCTGATCCGCGAGGCGGCCCTCAGGCATCAGTGCTATGCGACCTTCATGGCCAAGCCCATCCAGGACGAACCCGGCTCGGCGATGCACATCCATCACTCGGTGGTGGATCTCGCGACCGGGCAGAACATCTTTTCCAATCCCGACGGCAGCGAATCGGAAACGTTCCTGCATTTCATCGCCGGGCTCCAGAATCACCTCGCCTCCACGATTGCGATCCATGCACCCTATGTGAACAGCTATCGCCGCTACGTGCGGGACTTCGCCGCGCCGATCAACCTCGAATGGGGGCGCGACAACCGCACGACCGGCCTGCGCGTGCCGATCTCCGGGCCGGAGGCGCGGCGGATCGAGAACCGGCTGCCGGGGATGGACGTGAACCCCTACCTGTCGATCGCGGCCTCGCTCGCCTGCGGCTATCTCGGCCTCGTCGAAAAGGTCCTGCCGCGCGATCCCTATGTCGGCGATGCCTACGATTCCGCTGAAGGAATCCCCGACACGCTGGCCGCCGCGCTCGACCTGCTCGAGGACGCGACCCAGATCCGGGACATCCTCGGCCCGGATTTCTGCCGCGTCTATACCCAGGTGAAGCGAACGGAAAACGATGCCTATCTCCAGGTGATCAGCCCCTGGGAGCGCGAGCACCTGCTCCTGAACGTGTGA
- a CDS encoding DegT/DnrJ/EryC1/StrS family aminotransferase, with amino-acid sequence MSLGPNVYDAEPIPAEAREEIERLLLSGDLFRYTAPKDAPVTLLEREFAEMIGARYALAVASCSAALFLSLKALDLPRGAKVLIPAFTFAAVPSAVVHADCTPVLVECRDDYRIDLDDFRAKMAGADAVLISHMRGHTSDMDAITAACAAKGIPLVEDAAHSLGTVWDGRNIGTIGTIGCFSFQSYKLLNAGEGGILITDDPDLIARAVIMSGAYEHNWGKHNPQRDEALAAAFATWQNRLPLYNTRLSNMSAALVRPQLKDVARRVADGRRNHDHTAARLEASPFLTVPAKLDKEVRAPDSLQFNLVDFSRGEALAFQDAAKARGVSVQVFGLSTDNARAFWNWQFLGGIPDLPKTRDMLSKACDTRLPARLTLEDCDVIAEALLGAAEDVKGVKAAAE; translated from the coding sequence ATGTCTCTCGGGCCCAACGTCTACGATGCCGAGCCGATCCCTGCCGAGGCGCGCGAGGAGATCGAGCGCCTGCTCCTGTCGGGCGATCTGTTCCGCTACACCGCGCCGAAGGACGCCCCCGTGACGCTGCTCGAGCGCGAGTTCGCGGAGATGATCGGCGCCAGATACGCGCTCGCCGTCGCCTCCTGCTCCGCCGCGCTGTTCCTGTCGCTGAAGGCGCTCGACCTGCCGCGCGGGGCGAAGGTGCTGATCCCCGCCTTCACCTTCGCCGCCGTGCCCTCCGCCGTGGTCCATGCCGACTGCACGCCCGTGCTCGTGGAATGCAGGGACGATTACCGGATCGACCTCGACGACTTCCGGGCGAAGATGGCCGGGGCCGACGCGGTGCTGATCTCCCATATGCGCGGCCATACCTCCGACATGGATGCGATCACCGCCGCCTGCGCGGCAAAGGGCATTCCGCTGGTCGAGGATGCGGCACACAGCCTCGGCACCGTCTGGGACGGGCGCAACATCGGGACGATCGGCACGATCGGCTGTTTCTCCTTCCAGTCCTACAAGCTGCTGAACGCGGGGGAGGGCGGTATCCTGATCACCGACGACCCCGATCTCATCGCCCGTGCGGTGATCATGTCCGGGGCCTATGAACACAACTGGGGCAAGCACAACCCGCAGCGAGACGAGGCCCTCGCCGCGGCGTTCGCGACATGGCAGAACAGGCTGCCGCTCTACAACACGCGCCTGTCGAACATGTCCGCCGCGCTCGTGCGCCCGCAGCTCAAGGACGTCGCGCGCCGGGTCGCGGACGGGCGCCGCAACCACGACCACACCGCCGCCCGGCTCGAGGCCTCTCCCTTCCTCACCGTGCCCGCGAAGCTCGACAAGGAGGTGCGCGCGCCGGATTCGCTGCAATTCAACCTCGTGGATTTCTCCCGCGGGGAGGCCCTCGCCTTCCAGGATGCCGCGAAGGCCCGCGGCGTGTCGGTGCAGGTCTTCGGCCTCTCCACGGACAATGCCCGCGCCTTCTGGAACTGGCAGTTCCTGGGCGGGATCCCGGATCTGCCGAAGACCCGTGACATGCTGTCGAAAGCCTGCGACACCCGCCTTCCCGCCCGGCTGACGCTGGAGGACTGCGATGTCATCGCAGAGGCGCTTCTGGGCGCGGCCGAGGACGTGAAGGGCGTGAAGGCGGCCGCCGAGTGA
- a CDS encoding LysR family transcriptional regulator: protein MSDNKVGRLSLWGVEVFLAVAEEGAVSAAAKRLAASPSAVSQQISNLEAALGTELVNRRERPMTLTPAGRVLRKRAQNILLEAARARSEIAGLDLAHLGQLRLGMVEDFEASVTPLLITQMAGTLTDTRFVLETGPSHRLLDRLEHRVLDVIVAAELGAGEDWYDSLPLLRDPFVAIVPKGRPEAVSTLPLIQYTRRHAMGRMLADHLSGEGVRLAHRFELDSYRAMLAMVAGGSGWTILSSLGVLNVGRYAEEIEVMPLHVAPLSRRISLTVRRDGVPEMASEIASRLRPLLVEQVVDPLVSANPWLRGELSIL from the coding sequence ATGAGCGACAACAAGGTCGGGCGGCTGTCCCTCTGGGGCGTGGAGGTGTTTCTGGCTGTGGCGGAGGAGGGGGCGGTTTCCGCCGCCGCCAAGCGGCTTGCCGCCTCGCCCTCCGCCGTGTCGCAGCAGATTTCGAACCTCGAGGCGGCGCTCGGCACCGAGCTCGTCAACCGGCGCGAGCGCCCGATGACGCTTACGCCCGCGGGGCGTGTCCTGCGCAAGCGCGCGCAGAACATCCTGCTCGAGGCGGCGCGGGCACGGTCGGAGATCGCCGGTCTCGATCTCGCCCATCTCGGCCAGTTGCGCCTCGGCATGGTCGAGGATTTCGAGGCGAGCGTGACGCCCCTGCTGATCACCCAGATGGCCGGGACGCTCACGGACACGCGCTTCGTGCTCGAGACCGGGCCGTCGCACCGGCTGCTCGACCGCCTCGAACACCGGGTTCTGGACGTGATCGTGGCTGCGGAGCTCGGCGCGGGGGAGGACTGGTATGACAGCCTGCCGCTGCTCCGCGATCCCTTCGTCGCCATCGTTCCGAAGGGGCGGCCGGAGGCGGTCTCCACGCTGCCGCTCATCCAGTATACCCGCCGTCACGCGATGGGGCGGATGCTCGCGGACCACCTGTCGGGGGAGGGGGTCCGGCTCGCCCACCGCTTCGAACTCGACAGCTACCGCGCCATGCTCGCCATGGTGGCGGGCGGAAGCGGCTGGACCATCCTGTCCTCTCTGGGGGTGCTGAATGTCGGGCGCTATGCCGAGGAGATCGAGGTGATGCCGCTCCACGTCGCGCCGCTGTCGCGCAGGATCTCCCTGACGGTGCGGCGGGACGGCGTGCCGGAGATGGCGAGCGAGATCGCGTCCCGCCTGCGCCCGCTCCTCGTCGAGCAGGTGGTCGATCCGCTGGTCTCGGCAAATCCCTGGCTCAGGGGGGAGCTGTCCATCCTCTGA
- the phaR gene encoding polyhydroxyalkanoate synthesis repressor PhaR: MVAEKKDPLLIKRYASRRLYNTETSDYVTLEDIAGFIRSGRDVQIVDLKSGDDLTRQYLLQIIAEHEGRGESVLPLNVLTDLVRSYTTDIQSVVPQFLAQSFEMLRQGQEQMMQKFGSPFPGFEALQAQQEAWLKAMTGGRAPGWTGPETEAESETREDLGEIKKQLAELQEKLSKMQ, from the coding sequence ATGGTCGCAGAGAAAAAAGATCCGCTACTCATCAAGCGTTATGCCTCGCGCAGGCTCTACAATACCGAAACCTCCGATTACGTGACGCTCGAGGATATCGCGGGATTCATCCGCAGCGGGCGCGACGTGCAGATCGTCGACCTGAAGTCCGGCGACGACCTGACGCGGCAGTACCTCCTCCAGATCATCGCGGAACATGAGGGCCGCGGGGAGAGCGTGTTGCCGCTCAACGTGCTGACCGATCTCGTGCGCAGCTATACGACCGACATCCAGTCCGTCGTGCCGCAATTCCTCGCCCAGAGCTTCGAGATGCTGCGCCAGGGGCAGGAGCAGATGATGCAGAAATTCGGCAGCCCCTTTCCCGGCTTCGAGGCGCTTCAGGCGCAGCAGGAGGCCTGGCTGAAGGCGATGACCGGTGGCAGGGCTCCGGGCTGGACCGGGCCGGAGACGGAGGCGGAAAGCGAGACGCGGGAGGATCTCGGAGAGATCAAGAAGCAGCTCGCGGAGCTTCAGGAGAAGCTCTCGAAGATGCAGTGA
- a CDS encoding phasin family protein encodes MANTDDFTKMMKDMMGTFPIDLSAMQESFKTQASLGEKLSKVAIEAADKSAEISSKWTKASLARVSDVTAVKEEPADYTKAMTEFASAQAELAAENMAAFAEVAKKVQMETIELMLAAGKDMGEDMTAAAKKATGEMTKAAKKTAEAAK; translated from the coding sequence ATGGCCAATACCGACGACTTCACCAAGATGATGAAAGACATGATGGGTACTTTCCCGATCGACTTGTCCGCGATGCAGGAAAGCTTCAAGACCCAGGCGTCCCTCGGTGAAAAGCTGTCGAAAGTTGCGATCGAAGCGGCCGACAAATCTGCGGAGATCTCGTCCAAATGGACCAAGGCGTCGCTCGCCCGCGTCTCCGACGTGACCGCCGTGAAGGAAGAGCCCGCGGATTACACCAAGGCGATGACCGAATTCGCCTCCGCGCAGGCCGAACTCGCCGCGGAGAACATGGCCGCCTTTGCCGAGGTCGCCAAGAAGGTCCAGATGGAAACCATCGAGCTGATGCTCGCCGCCGGCAAGGACATGGGCGAGGACATGACCGCCGCCGCGAAGAAGGCCACGGGCGAAATGACCAAGGCCGCCAAGAAGACCGCCGAAGCCGCGAAGTAA
- a CDS encoding PHA/PHB synthase family protein, with protein MGLDKGRTPGAGTEVGAPDLDKLNANIAKIEALSQRLGVALAQRKPIPASLQGPGQELFVKAAAAYLSEMMNNPARIVEHQVGHWGKTLKHYVDAQHRLATGDLTPPPDETPKDRRFANPLWESNPFFNFLKQQYLMNAEAIGTAVGDLEGLEARDRRRVDYFARQVIDMMSPTNFLATNPDALQHAIDTEGESLVRGLENLVRDLEEHQGEMVVSLVDKEAFEVGRNIGATEGSVVFRNRMFELIQYAPATETTYRTPLLILPPWINKFYILDLRPQNSLIKWLVEQGHTVFVVSWVNPNEAYAEVGMDDYVEEGFLTAIAQVKALTREEKINVVGYCIAGTTLALTLALMKQRGDRSVRSATFFTALTDFSDQGEVGVFLDDDFVDGIEAEATRTGLMKSLFMSRTFSYLRANDLIYQPAIRSYLMGEAPPAFDLLYWNADATNLPGRMAVGYLRGLCQRDEFATTGFPLCGTKVHLSEVDVPLCAVGCESDHIAAWMSSYNGIRQMGARSKTFILSESGHIAGIINPPSKKKYGHYTNDDLSLAPEAWKETATFHEGSWWPRWQGWLAKRSGKKIPARQPGDSGAEILGAAPGRYVTSQSSS; from the coding sequence ATGGGACTGGATAAAGGCAGGACGCCCGGCGCGGGCACCGAGGTCGGCGCGCCGGATCTCGACAAGCTCAACGCCAATATCGCGAAGATCGAGGCGCTGTCGCAGCGGCTCGGCGTCGCGCTCGCGCAGCGCAAGCCGATCCCGGCCTCGTTGCAGGGGCCGGGGCAGGAATTGTTCGTGAAGGCGGCGGCCGCCTATCTGTCGGAAATGATGAACAATCCCGCCCGGATCGTGGAGCATCAGGTGGGGCACTGGGGCAAGACGCTCAAGCATTACGTCGATGCCCAGCACCGGCTCGCGACCGGAGATCTCACCCCGCCGCCCGACGAGACGCCGAAGGATCGCCGTTTCGCCAATCCCCTGTGGGAGTCCAACCCCTTCTTCAACTTCCTCAAGCAGCAATACCTGATGAACGCGGAGGCGATCGGGACCGCGGTCGGCGATCTCGAGGGGCTGGAGGCGCGGGACCGCCGGCGGGTGGATTACTTCGCCCGGCAGGTGATCGACATGATGTCGCCGACGAATTTCCTCGCGACCAATCCCGACGCGCTCCAGCACGCGATCGACACGGAGGGGGAGAGCCTCGTGCGCGGGCTCGAGAATCTCGTGCGCGACCTCGAGGAGCACCAGGGCGAGATGGTGGTCAGCCTCGTGGACAAGGAGGCCTTCGAGGTCGGGCGCAACATCGGCGCGACCGAGGGCTCCGTCGTCTTCCGCAACCGCATGTTCGAGCTGATCCAGTATGCGCCCGCGACGGAAACGACCTACAGGACGCCGCTGCTCATCCTGCCGCCGTGGATCAACAAGTTCTATATCCTCGACCTGCGGCCGCAGAATTCGCTCATCAAATGGCTGGTGGAGCAGGGGCATACCGTCTTCGTCGTCTCCTGGGTCAATCCGAACGAGGCCTATGCCGAGGTCGGCATGGACGACTATGTCGAGGAGGGCTTCCTGACGGCGATCGCGCAGGTGAAGGCGCTTACCCGCGAGGAGAAGATCAACGTCGTCGGCTATTGCATCGCCGGGACGACGCTCGCGCTCACGCTGGCGCTGATGAAGCAGCGCGGCGACAGGTCGGTCAGGTCCGCGACCTTCTTCACCGCGCTCACGGATTTTTCCGACCAGGGCGAGGTGGGGGTGTTCCTCGATGACGATTTCGTCGACGGGATCGAGGCGGAGGCGACGCGCACCGGGCTGATGAAGTCGCTGTTCATGAGCCGGACCTTTTCCTACCTGCGCGCGAACGACCTGATCTATCAGCCGGCGATCCGCAGCTATCTGATGGGGGAGGCGCCGCCGGCCTTCGACCTGCTCTACTGGAATGCCGATGCCACCAACCTGCCGGGGCGGATGGCGGTGGGATACCTGCGCGGACTGTGCCAGCGCGACGAATTCGCCACGACGGGGTTCCCGCTCTGCGGCACGAAGGTGCACCTGTCGGAGGTGGACGTGCCGCTGTGCGCGGTCGGCTGCGAAAGCGACCATATCGCCGCGTGGATGTCGTCCTACAACGGGATCCGCCAGATGGGCGCGCGGTCGAAGACCTTCATCCTCTCCGAGTCGGGCCATATCGCCGGGATCATCAACCCGCCGTCGAAGAAGAAGTACGGCCATTACACCAATGACGACCTGTCGCTTGCGCCCGAGGCGTGGAAGGAGACCGCGACCTTCCACGAGGGCTCGTGGTGGCCGCGCTGGCAGGGCTGGCTCGCGAAACGGTCGGGCAAGAAGATCCCGGCCCGGCAGCCGGGTGATTCGGGGGCGGAGATCCTGGGGGCGGCACCCGGACGTTACGTTACGTCACAATCAAGTTCCTGA
- the phaZ gene encoding polyhydroxyalkanoate depolymerase → MRLMATYDFMETMRNTNQWLGATAQAVGSYPGVAMMPNPAFQWLRAWGEVTERAFERMVVKPDWGIGSVVGEDGRDHLVDIVTEVERPFGNLIHFKVQSRKQMKRRVLVVSPMSGHYATLARSTVISLLPDCDVYVTDWHNARDIPLSDGKFDIEDYTLYLVDFMKHLGPNTHVIAICQPAPLALAATAYLAEEDPKAQPRSLTLIGGPIDPDATPTEVTDFGNRVTMGQLEHSMIQRVGYKYKGVGRKVYPGLLQLSSFIAMNIDRHATAFADQIHRAAKGESSDHDRHNKFYDEYLAVMDMTAEFYLSTVERIFKGLEIAKNEFTVAGKKVDIGKITDVAVKTVEGEDDDISAPGQCVAALALCTGLPDSKKAHHLEPGAGHYGIFAGKSWRTNIRPLVLDFIDQNSGPRVVGGKDSRGSRNAGEGDNDAPFKGGAVPV, encoded by the coding sequence ATGCGTCTCATGGCGACCTATGACTTCATGGAAACGATGCGCAACACGAACCAGTGGCTCGGCGCGACGGCGCAGGCGGTCGGCTCCTATCCGGGCGTGGCGATGATGCCGAACCCCGCCTTCCAGTGGCTCCGCGCCTGGGGAGAGGTCACCGAACGCGCCTTCGAACGCATGGTGGTCAAACCCGACTGGGGCATCGGGTCGGTCGTGGGCGAGGACGGGCGCGACCACCTCGTCGATATCGTGACCGAGGTCGAGCGGCCGTTCGGCAACCTCATCCACTTCAAGGTCCAGAGCCGCAAGCAGATGAAGCGCCGCGTGCTCGTGGTCTCGCCGATGTCCGGCCATTACGCGACGCTCGCGCGTTCGACGGTGATCTCGCTGCTGCCGGATTGCGACGTCTACGTGACCGACTGGCACAACGCACGCGACATTCCCCTCTCCGACGGCAAGTTCGACATCGAGGATTACACGCTCTACCTCGTGGATTTCATGAAACACCTCGGCCCGAACACCCATGTGATCGCGATCTGCCAGCCCGCCCCCCTTGCGCTTGCCGCCACCGCCTATCTCGCGGAGGAGGATCCGAAGGCGCAGCCGCGTTCGCTCACGCTCATCGGCGGCCCGATCGACCCGGACGCGACCCCGACCGAAGTCACCGATTTCGGCAACCGCGTCACCATGGGCCAGCTCGAACATTCGATGATCCAGCGCGTCGGCTACAAATACAAGGGCGTCGGGCGGAAGGTCTACCCCGGCCTGCTGCAACTCTCCTCCTTCATCGCGATGAACATCGACCGGCACGCCACCGCCTTTGCCGACCAGATCCACCGCGCGGCGAAGGGCGAAAGCTCCGACCACGACCGCCACAACAAGTTCTACGACGAATACCTCGCGGTGATGGACATGACCGCGGAATTCTACCTTTCCACGGTCGAACGGATCTTCAAGGGGCTCGAGATCGCGAAGAACGAGTTCACCGTCGCCGGCAAGAAGGTGGATATCGGCAAGATCACCGATGTCGCGGTGAAGACCGTCGAGGGCGAGGATGACGACATCTCCGCGCCCGGCCAGTGCGTCGCCGCCCTCGCGCTCTGCACGGGACTGCCCGACAGCAAGAAGGCGCATCACCTCGAACCCGGCGCGGGCCATTACGGCATCTTCGCGGGCAAGAGCTGGCGCACGAATATCCGGCCCCTCGTGCTCGACTTCATCGACCAGAATTCCGGGCCCCGAGTCGTCGGCGGCAAGGACAGCCGCGGCTCCCGCAACGCGGGCGAAGGCGACAACGACGCGCCCTTCAAGGGCGGGGCGGTGCCGGTCTGA
- a CDS encoding alpha/beta fold hydrolase, with translation MTDCLVLLPGFLADGRVYLDQVADLSRKTAVTVAPLLGESLAEMADHVLAQAPERFALAGHDLGASVATEILRRAPGRVSRIALICGSAQPEPPNVAAAREPRMVKARTGRFGEALLEELPTTTLHDSPHRRAIRDHWIDMALEAGVETYLTQSRILQRRPDHQNVLRRARLPALVIGGAADTISPPRRQDFIAQLMPRAEFRLIEKAGHLPMLEAPRSVSRALADWLAADAPFVLR, from the coding sequence ATGACCGACTGCCTTGTCCTTCTGCCCGGTTTTCTCGCCGACGGGCGCGTCTATCTCGACCAGGTCGCCGACCTGAGCCGGAAGACGGCGGTCACGGTCGCGCCGCTTCTGGGGGAGAGCCTCGCGGAGATGGCCGATCACGTTCTGGCGCAGGCGCCGGAACGATTTGCGCTGGCCGGCCACGATCTCGGCGCCTCGGTCGCGACGGAGATCCTGCGTCGGGCGCCGGGGCGGGTGAGCCGGATCGCGCTGATCTGCGGCTCCGCCCAGCCGGAGCCGCCCAATGTCGCCGCCGCGCGCGAGCCGCGCATGGTCAAGGCGCGCACGGGACGGTTCGGGGAGGCGCTGCTCGAGGAACTGCCGACGACGACGCTCCACGACAGCCCGCATCGCAGGGCGATCCGTGATCACTGGATCGACATGGCGCTGGAGGCGGGGGTGGAGACCTATCTCACGCAGTCGCGCATCCTTCAGCGCCGCCCGGACCACCAGAACGTGCTGCGCCGGGCGCGCCTTCCGGCGCTGGTGATTGGCGGGGCGGCGGATACGATCAGCCCGCCGCGCCGTCAGGATTTCATCGCCCAGCTCATGCCGCGCGCCGAATTCCGCCTGATCGAGAAGGCCGGCCACCTGCCGATGCTCGAGGCGCCGCGGAGCGTGTCGCGCGCGCTGGCCGACTGGCTTGCCGCCGACGCGCCTTTTGTGCTGCGCTGA
- a CDS encoding alpha/beta hydrolase, whose amino-acid sequence MTDHLDTAAGRRIAYHRLEGEGTGVVFLGGLMSDMTGTKAVALEQWAALQGRPFLRFDYSGHGQSSEAFEDGCIGDWAEDAREAIERLTEGPQVLVGSSMGGWISLLMCRRLPARVAGLVTVAAAPDFTEDGFWAGFSDLERAKLMREGRIFVPSDYASPYPVTRRLIEDGRDHLVLRDPLALPFPVRFLQGTEDSSVSVETALRLFGHAKGGDIRLTLVKGADHSFSTPDCLKTIEAAIFDVLARI is encoded by the coding sequence ATGACCGACCATCTCGACACCGCCGCCGGCCGCCGCATTGCCTATCACCGTCTGGAGGGCGAGGGGACGGGCGTCGTGTTCCTCGGCGGGTTGATGTCGGACATGACGGGGACGAAGGCGGTGGCGCTCGAACAATGGGCGGCGCTTCAGGGGCGTCCCTTCCTGCGCTTCGACTATTCCGGCCATGGCCAGAGCTCGGAGGCGTTCGAGGACGGGTGCATCGGCGACTGGGCCGAGGACGCGCGGGAGGCGATCGAGCGGCTGACCGAGGGGCCTCAGGTGCTCGTCGGCTCCTCGATGGGCGGCTGGATCTCGCTCCTGATGTGCCGGCGGCTGCCTGCGCGGGTCGCGGGCCTCGTGACCGTCGCCGCCGCGCCGGATTTCACAGAAGACGGGTTCTGGGCGGGGTTTTCGGATCTCGAACGGGCGAAGTTGATGCGCGAGGGGCGGATCTTCGTGCCGTCGGACTATGCCTCCCCCTATCCGGTCACGCGGCGGCTGATCGAGGACGGGCGCGACCACCTCGTGCTGCGCGACCCGCTCGCCTTGCCCTTTCCCGTCCGCTTCCTCCAGGGGACCGAGGACAGCTCCGTTTCCGTCGAGACCGCGCTGCGGCTGTTCGGCCATGCGAAAGGGGGCGACATCCGGCTGACGCTGGTGAAGGGGGCCGACCATTCCTTTTCGACCCCCGATTGCCTCAAGACGATCGAGGCGGCGATCTTCGACGTGCTGGCGCGGATCTGA